The Streptomyces sp. NBC_00286 nucleotide sequence TGAGGCCCTGCCCGCCCGGTAGCCCGGCGAGCAGGAGGAAGACGACGGTGACGGCCGTGCCGCCGGCCGCGAGCCCGAGAGTGGGTGAGCCGATGAGGCTTGCGGCGAACCAGCCCACCGCGCAGGCGGTCACTGCGGCGCGCAGTGGTTTGCCCATCGCGGCCAGTACCGGGCGGGTGCGGATCGGCACGCCGCGCTTTCCCATCCCGTACAGCAGGATCAGGGCGGTGAGGCTGATGCCGGCCGCGTTGGCGGCGGCGATGCCGAGTACGCCCCACGGGCCGACTGCCCATGCACCGGCACCCGCCGTGGTGGCGATACCGGCGGTCATGGCGGCCACCGGGTACCAGGTGGGACGCCCTGCCGAGAAGTACGAGCGGACGAGGGCGCCCACGAGTGCGTGGCCGAGCAGCCCCAGCGCGTACACCCGCATGACGGCGGCCGTGGCCGCGGTGTCCTGTGCCGTGAACGCGCCCCGCTGGAAAAGGAGTTGGATGAGCTGCGGGGCACAGGCGATGACGGCTGCGGTGCCGAGCAGTACGACGTACGACACCGCCGCGAGGTCGCGTTCGACGCGGTCGCGGGCCCGCTCGGTGTCGCCCTCGGCCAGTGCCTGCGAGACGACCGGGAAGGTGACCGTGCACAGCATCAGGGCGAGCACCATCGGCAACTGGGCGACTTTTTGGGCGTAGTTGAGGTGCGAGATGGTGCCGGCGGGGAGGGGGGAGGCCAGGTAGCGCTCGATGAGGACCTGGGACTGGCGGCAGAGGGCGAAGAGGAGGACGGTGAGGAAGAGGGCTAGGTTCAGGGCGCGGTGGTCGGTAGCCGGATGCCCAAGGGGCGCGGGTGCCATCGTGTTCGTCGTCGTGTGCGGCGCGTCCATCGCGGAGGGCCCGAGGGACGCCTGAGGGCGGTGCCACTGTCGTAGCAGGGAGGGTAGTTGGGTGGCGATCATGAGTACTCCGCCCAGCGCGACGCCGATCGCCGCCGCTCGTACGCCCCAGCGGCCGCCGAAGACGAACATCGCCGTGATGATGGCAGTGTTGTAGGCGACGTAGATGGCTGCGGGTGCGACGAAGCGGCGGTGGGCGCGTAGGGCGGCGCTGCAGTAGCCGGCGAGGCCGAAGGTCAGGACGCAGGTGCCGGTCAGCCGGGTGCAGTCCACCGCGAGCCGGGGGTCCGGGAGCCCTGGCGCCAGCAGTTCGACCAGGTACGGGGCTCCCCAGATGAGCAGCGCCGACACCACGGTGAACGCCAGCGTCAGGCGGGGCAGCGTGCGGCGGACCAGGGCGCGCACCGGGTCGCCGGGATCGCCGGGATCGCCGGGATCGCCGGGATCACCGGGGTTGCCGGGGTTGCCCGTTGCGCCATGGGCTCGGCGGGCCACGACCGCGCTGAACGCCGGTACGAGCGCGAAGGCCAGCCCGTCCTCGATCAGCAGCGTCGCCGCGAACTCCGGCACCGTCCACGCCACCAGGAAGGCGTCCGTATCGCTCCCGGCTCCGAAGAGATGCGCCAGCGCCTGGTCCCGGCCGAGGCCCAGCAGGGCTCCGGCCAGGGAGAGGAGGACGGTGATGAACGCGGCCCTGGCGAGGAAGCCTTGCGAGACGAAGGTGGTCTTGGTGGCGTTGGGGTCGGGGTCGGGGGCGTCTGTGTGGGGGCCCGCCACCGCGGGTTCCGGGGCATCCGTGCCGGGGCCGGCCGTGGTAGTCGTGGCGTTTCCGCCAGGCGGAGGGGGGACGGTCATCGCGGGGCCGCCTCCTCGGAGGGCTCGGAGACGGCCGGTTGGGGGCGGCCCTGCAAGCGGCCTTGGCGGAGTCCGCTGTGGTGCCGCGCCCTCTGGGAGGCGCGGGGCTGTCGCATATATACGGCTCCGCCGTGGATGGGGGTCCCCCCGCTCGAGCGAAGCCGAGAGTGGGGTAGTGACCAGCCTCCACCGGCCCGCGGCCTCATGACCGCACCTCCAGCGGAGCGCTCAGCGCCCACCACGCCGTCAGGCCCAGGCTGATGGCGGTCAGGACGGTCGTGGGGCCGCCGATATCGGCGTACGCGAAGTTGATCAGCTGCCAGATCAGCAGGCCGCAGGCGATGAGCCCGCAGTCGAGGGACGAGTCCGTCGTCGGGGCGTTGCCGGGGTCCCGCGCTCTGCGGGCGCGGACCAGTCTCCGCAGGCCCAGCACCAGCAGCGCCAGCCAGCTTCCCGCGAGCGTCAGTAGCCCGACGAGGCCCTGTTCGCTGAGTACCAGCAGGTACATGTTGTGCGGGGACAGCAGTGGCTGTTTCCGGTACTCCGTGCCCGCGCCCTCGATGTCGCTGCCGGACGACAGCGCCAGTGAGGCGTGGCCGTCGCGGTGTTCGGGGAAGCCCTTGAAGCCGACGCCCGTGAGGGGCTGTTCGCGCCACATGTCGGCCGCCGCCGCCCACATGGTGTACCGGTCGGTGACCGACTGGTCCGGAGCGTCGCCCACCTGGCCGATGCTGCTGACCCGCTCCTGCAACAACGTGGACCCGACACCGAACCCGCCGACGAGGATCACGGACACGGCGGCCACGACCGCGCCCGCCGCCACCGCCCGCCGCAGTCCCGCGAGCACCAACTGCGCCCCGCACGCGACGGCCGTCGCGATCCACGCACCCCGGCTGAAGGACACGGCCAGCGGCACGACGAGCAGCGCCGTGCACAGCAAGGCCCACACCCGCTGTCGTACGGACCCCGGTGCGAGCGCCAGGCCCACCGCGCACACCAGCCCGAAGGACACCACGGTTGCCATCGCCATGACGTCCGCCGGCCCGAAGGTGCCGACCGCCCGGATCTCCTGGCCCATGTACGAGGCGCCGGTCCCGGTCGCGTACTGGTGCACCCCGACGGCTCCCTGCCACACCGCGAGCGCCACCACCGACCAGGCCAGCAGCCGGACGTCGCGCCGGTCGCGGACGAGCAGGAGGACGGCGGCCGGTACGAGCACGAAGATCTGCAGCCAGCGCGTGAAGCCGGTGAGCGCCGCGCCCGGCGTGATGGCCCCGGCCGCCGCCACGGCGAAACCGGCCACGGGCAGGCCGAGTACGACTACCGCGGTACGGGACAGGGGGCGCCGCCGCTGCCGCAGCAGACGGATCGCGCAGCACAGGACCACGACACCGGAGGCGGCGTCGGCGAGGCTCGCGCCGCCCTCGTCGCCCGGTGCGACGGGCAGCGCGAGCAGGGCGATCACCGTGAGCACGGGCAGGACGGGGAGGACGGGGAGGACGGGCTTCAGCCCGCGCGCGGCAGGCAGGGCGGCGTATGCGTGGGTCACCGGTGGTCAGCTCCCCGTGGGGCGCACGAGTGCGGCGGCCGTGCGCAGCAGGATGCAGATGTCCTGCCACAGCGACCAGTCGTCGATGTACGCGTTGTCGAAGCGGGCGCGGTCCTCGATGGAGGTGTCGCCGCGCAGCCCCTGGATCTGGGCGAGCCCGGTGATGCCGGTGCGCATACGGTGGCGGGCCGCGTAACCGGGATAGGTGCGGCTGAACCCGGCGACGAAGTACGGGCGTTCGGGGCGCGGCCCGACCAGACTCATGTCGCCTCGGAACACGTTCCACAGCTGGGGCAGCTCGTCCAGCGAGGTACGGCGCAGGAAACGGCAGAACCGGCTCATGTCCCGCTCACCCGCCACACTCCACCGGGTGGCGGCCTCGTGCTCGTCGGCCGGGCGATGAGTGCGGAACTTCAGCAGTGTGAAGGGGAGTCCATCCTGGCCGACGCGCTCCTGACGGAAGACGACGCCCGGGCCTTCGCTGAGCCGCAGCACCAGCGCGCAGGCCAGCAGTACCGGGGCGGCGAGGAGGAGCAGTATTCCGGAGACCAGCAGGTCAAGGGCGCGCTTGGCGGGGCTTTCGGGGCGTCGGCCGACTTCGAGGCGGCGGCAGGAGAAGCCGGCGATGCGTTCGTGTGGGGTGCGGGTGCGGGTGCGGGTGCGGGTGCGGGGGGAGGACCAGTGGCCGATGCCTGCGTGGGCTGTGCTGCCGGGGCCGTCGGTTCGGGTGATGCCCTTGCCCGGCACGCCTTCTGACGGGCCGTAGGCGGTGCGGTCGGTCTCCTCGTACGCGCGGCTCGCGACCGGGTCGTACGACGGGACCCCCGCGTCGACCTCCCACAGGGCGCAGCCGTCCTCAACCAACTCCCTTACCAACAGCCCGTGTTCACCGACGGGCCCGACGAGGAGCACAACCCGTACCCCGTTCTGGACGACAGCCCGCTGCACCTCCTCGTCCGTGCTGAGCACCGGCAGCCCCGTACCGCCGGCCGGGTCGTCGGCGAGGACGCCCACCGGTCTGAGGCCGCACTCCGGGCGGCGCAGGAAGGCGGCGGCCACGCGCTGGGCGGTGGCGGCCGGGCCTACGACGAGGGCGGCGGAGGGGTTGCGGACCAGCATCCGGCGGCGGCGCCAGTGCACCAGGCCGCGGCCCGCGCAGCTCGCCGCCGTCTGCAGGGCGCAGCCGGTCAGCAGCGTACGGATGGAGGGGGCGTGGGCCGGGGAGAGGGCCGCGACCAGTGCCGCGAGGGCGCACCAGCTCACCGTGATCCGGGCGCAGAGGGCGGGGAGTTCGTCCAGGACGGCGGGTACGGCGGGCGGGCGGTACAGCGCGGCCAGGGCGTTCAGCCAGAGGACGGCGAGCAGCAGGGGCGCGGCCAGCAGGGAGTGGGGGAGGGCCGGGGCGGCGGTGAGCGCGGCCGTCGCGTCCACGAGGAGCAGGGGCAGTGCCGGGGTGGGGCGTGCCGCGGACCGCTGCCTCGCGGGAAAACCGCGGGCCCCACGTGGGGGGAGGAGCGGCACGGGCAGGAATCCCCGCTGCGGTTGCTGGGCTGCGAGGGGAGAGACGGTGCGTTCGACGGTCACGAGCGGATGGACTCCCTGCACTCGATGGATTCCTGGGGCACCGGGCGCCCGGAGCCGAGGAGTTCGCGGTAGAGGGCCGCGACCGCCTCGGCCGAATGCCGCACGTCGTGCGCGGCCAGTACGTGGCGGCGCGCCTGGCGGCCGAGCGATTCGCGCAGCGGCGGGTCGAGCAGCAGCCGGGTAAGCACGTCGGCCAGCGGTTCCGGCTGACCGGGCGGTACGAGGCAGTGCGCCCGGTGACCGGGCGGCAGACTCTCGCGCGCCCCCGCCACGTCCGTGACCACCACGGGCCGCCCGCACGCCATCGCCTCCAACGGCGCCAGCGCCATGCCCTCCCAGCGGGACGGCAGCACCACCAGATCGGCGGCCTGGTACCAGGACAGGGCGTCGGTCACGGCACCGGCGAACAGCACGCCTTCGGGCGCGCAGTCCCGCAGCCGCTCCTCGTCCGGCCCGTTCCCGACAAGGGCCAACCGGGCTCCGGGCACGTGCCGCAGCACCGAGGGCCACGCATGGAGCAGTACGTCCTGGCCCTTCTGGCGACAGAGGCGTCCCACGCAGACGACCAGCGGGGCGGACGGATCGAGGGCGGGGAGCGGCGGCGGGGCGACTCGTACGGGGTCCGTTTGTACGGGTTCCGTTTGTACGGGGGCATCGGCTCCGGCTCGTACGAGGGTGTCGGCGGCGTGGGCTCGTACGGGCGCGTCGGTGGCGGGGGCTCGTGGGGGCGTGTCAGTGGCGGGGTGGAAGCGCCGAGGGTCGACGCCGTTGGGGATCACGTGCCAAGTGGCGTGGACTCCGGCCCGTACGCCTCGTGTGCGCTCTGCCTCACTGACGCACACCACACGGGTGGCCCACCGCGCCGCCCATCGCTCCCACGCCAGGGCCGCCGTCGCCGTGAGCCCGCCGACCGCCTCGAACGACCAGGCGTGCGGCTGGAAAACCGTCGGGATCCGCCCCCTGACCGCCAGCCGGGAGGCGAGCCCGGCCTTGGCGCTGTGCGCGTGCAGTACGTCGGGCCGGACCTCGTCGACGATGCGCGCGAGCCGGTGTACCTCAGCGAGAAGCGACCGCCCGGGCGCGCGGGTCGCGGGCCAGTGTCGTACGTCCGCGCCTAGTGCCCGGAGTGTCTGGGCAAGGTCGCTGTCGGGGCACGCGACCGTGACATGGAAACCGGTCGCGCGCTGGGCCCGGACCAGCTCGGTGACGACGTTGGCGACGCCGCCGTCCACCGGCTGGGTGACGTGGAGGATGCGCGGCGGAGCCCCCTGCCGCATCGCGTCGCGCAACGATCCGGCGGACCGGCTGACCATCACCGTGTGCGTCGGCCCGAGGGGCGGCCGTTCCGCCCTGATGGGCCGTGGAACGGGCGGACCCCCGTGCGAGTCGCAGTGGAAAGACCCCGGGCATGACGCATGACCGGCGTTGCCCTTTCGCGAGAACGTCAAATGCGGCTGACGGGGCGTCACTCTATCCCCTCAAACCCTACATATCGGTCAAGAGTGACGAACCGCTTAAATCACCCGCCTCGTGTCGGTGGCCGTACGGCCGGCGTCGCCGGGTGCTGCGCCGAACGGGGTGGGGTGTCCGGAGGGGTTCGACAGGGGTGCTCACCAGCGGTGATGCAGGGTCAGAAGGAGGTGAGATGTCACGCTGTGCGCCCGCTCGGTTGCAGGGTGTGGCCGCCGGTTTAAGGGTGGCCACAAGGACCCCACGCACCCTTGCGAAAGGAACCTCCATGCCTGCTCTTTCGGCACGGCGCATCGCGACCTCCGCACTCTGCGCCACGTTTCTGATCGGTGTCGCAGCTCCTACCACCCTGGCGGCCGACGAGGCGCGGGAACGCACCCGGGAGTCGAAGTCGGCCCCCGCCACCGACGTGGCCACCCTCCAGAGCCAGGTCAGGCAGTTGAGCACCATCAGCTCCGTGGCGGCCCCGGTCACCGAACTTCAGAACGCCGTGCTCAAGGCCCAGACCGAGAACTCCCAGCTCTCCTCCGCGGAGGTGACGAGACTCGGCGAAGCCGCCAAGGCCGCCATCGACGCGGCCGCCGCGAACCAGGCGGCCCCGACGACTCCCTCGACGCCGGGCGTGACGACTCCCACCGCGCCCCTGGCTCCTGCCGATCCGGCGGCGTCGACCGCGAACCCGCTGCCCCCCAACGGCATTACGGATGAGCTCACCGCCCTGCGGGACGCCGTGGAAGCCCTGATCGATGCCCTCGAGTCCGCTGTCGGTG carries:
- a CDS encoding O-antigen ligase family protein, with protein sequence MTHAYAALPAARGLKPVLPVLPVLPVLTVIALLALPVAPGDEGGASLADAASGVVVLCCAIRLLRQRRRPLSRTAVVVLGLPVAGFAVAAAGAITPGAALTGFTRWLQIFVLVPAAVLLLVRDRRDVRLLAWSVVALAVWQGAVGVHQYATGTGASYMGQEIRAVGTFGPADVMAMATVVSFGLVCAVGLALAPGSVRQRVWALLCTALLVVPLAVSFSRGAWIATAVACGAQLVLAGLRRAVAAGAVVAAVSVILVGGFGVGSTLLQERVSSIGQVGDAPDQSVTDRYTMWAAAADMWREQPLTGVGFKGFPEHRDGHASLALSSGSDIEGAGTEYRKQPLLSPHNMYLLVLSEQGLVGLLTLAGSWLALLVLGLRRLVRARRARDPGNAPTTDSSLDCGLIACGLLIWQLINFAYADIGGPTTVLTAISLGLTAWWALSAPLEVRS
- a CDS encoding sugar transferase, coding for MTVERTVSPLAAQQPQRGFLPVPLLPPRGARGFPARQRSAARPTPALPLLLVDATAALTAAPALPHSLLAAPLLLAVLWLNALAALYRPPAVPAVLDELPALCARITVSWCALAALVAALSPAHAPSIRTLLTGCALQTAASCAGRGLVHWRRRRMLVRNPSAALVVGPAATAQRVAAAFLRRPECGLRPVGVLADDPAGGTGLPVLSTDEEVQRAVVQNGVRVVLLVGPVGEHGLLVRELVEDGCALWEVDAGVPSYDPVASRAYEETDRTAYGPSEGVPGKGITRTDGPGSTAHAGIGHWSSPRTRTRTRTRTPHERIAGFSCRRLEVGRRPESPAKRALDLLVSGILLLLAAPVLLACALVLRLSEGPGVVFRQERVGQDGLPFTLLKFRTHRPADEHEAATRWSVAGERDMSRFCRFLRRTSLDELPQLWNVFRGDMSLVGPRPERPYFVAGFSRTYPGYAARHRMRTGITGLAQIQGLRGDTSIEDRARFDNAYIDDWSLWQDICILLRTAAALVRPTGS
- the murJ gene encoding murein biosynthesis integral membrane protein MurJ; this translates as MTVPPPPGGNATTTTAGPGTDAPEPAVAGPHTDAPDPDPNATKTTFVSQGFLARAAFITVLLSLAGALLGLGRDQALAHLFGAGSDTDAFLVAWTVPEFAATLLIEDGLAFALVPAFSAVVARRAHGATGNPGNPGDPGDPGDPGDPGDPVRALVRRTLPRLTLAFTVVSALLIWGAPYLVELLAPGLPDPRLAVDCTRLTGTCVLTFGLAGYCSAALRAHRRFVAPAAIYVAYNTAIITAMFVFGGRWGVRAAAIGVALGGVLMIATQLPSLLRQWHRPQASLGPSAMDAPHTTTNTMAPAPLGHPATDHRALNLALFLTVLLFALCRQSQVLIERYLASPLPAGTISHLNYAQKVAQLPMVLALMLCTVTFPVVSQALAEGDTERARDRVERDLAAVSYVVLLGTAAVIACAPQLIQLLFQRGAFTAQDTAATAAVMRVYALGLLGHALVGALVRSYFSAGRPTWYPVAAMTAGIATTAGAGAWAVGPWGVLGIAAANAAGISLTALILLYGMGKRGVPIRTRPVLAAMGKPLRAAVTACAVGWFAASLIGSPTLGLAAGGTAVTVVFLLLAGLPGGQGLTPTIRTVTRRLPHARIR
- a CDS encoding glycosyltransferase; the protein is MVSRSAGSLRDAMRQGAPPRILHVTQPVDGGVANVVTELVRAQRATGFHVTVACPDSDLAQTLRALGADVRHWPATRAPGRSLLAEVHRLARIVDEVRPDVLHAHSAKAGLASRLAVRGRIPTVFQPHAWSFEAVGGLTATAALAWERWAARWATRVVCVSEAERTRGVRAGVHATWHVIPNGVDPRRFHPATDTPPRAPATDAPVRAHAADTLVRAGADAPVQTEPVQTDPVRVAPPPLPALDPSAPLVVCVGRLCRQKGQDVLLHAWPSVLRHVPGARLALVGNGPDEERLRDCAPEGVLFAGAVTDALSWYQAADLVVLPSRWEGMALAPLEAMACGRPVVVTDVAGARESLPPGHRAHCLVPPGQPEPLADVLTRLLLDPPLRESLGRQARRHVLAAHDVRHSAEAVAALYRELLGSGRPVPQESIECRESIRS